The window TTAAAATGTTTGATTATCGAAATAACTTAAAAAGAATTTTAAATAATACTGCAGGCGATGAAAAAAGTCTTCAAAATAGTTTAAACGCAATTAAAGTGGTATTAGGTATGACAGGTGAAGGAGAGTCTACACCGTCAAGTAATAAAATGGATGCAAAAGTTGTTGCCCAAATAAATACTTTTCTTCAGGGAATAACTAAATTAATTGAACGCCCAGGTGATAAAAATGCAAAAAGTACTGCCTTAGGAGCGCTTCATAAGTTAACTTTTGATCATGATATTGCTGCAAACTTTGGAAAGCAATTGGGATTATTAGATCAAGCAATTCAAAATTCAGAAGAAACGAGTACTACAGTTAATCGAAAAATCTTTGAAGCTGCATTAAAGCCTAAAAAAGCGAAAGCACGTGATTATCGAAAGGGTAGACGATATACTGTTATCCGTGCATTGAAGGGTGCAGATTTGATCAATGATAATGGGGAAGTTGTCTTTGAAGTAAATGAAGGACAAATCCATGATTTAAATTTAAAAAGCGGCGATATTGTTGAAGCATTACCTTTAGCAAATAGCTTAAATGAAGCTGAAGTTTTACGAGTAGTTGGATATCGAAAATTACGGAGCCGTGATTATGACAAGATAGATGATTTTAAGTATGGAGTAGTACAAGGAAGTCCAGGCAATCTAAGTGTTTCACGGAATATCCATGGAGAAAAACTGATTATCAACCGTAAGCCAGTAATCGTTGCGCTTGATTCTAGTTACTATCAGAATAGAAATATTCATTTAGAAGACGGTGCAATTGTTGACTTAGCTTGGTATACAGGCGATGTTAGACTAAAAAAAGATCCAGCGAGTGCAGTTCAGGTTCGCTGGATCTATGAAACTGAGCAACCTAGGCGAGTTTCTAAGACTAAGAAAGAAAAGACAAAGGCAGCGGTAAGTACCCAAGAATTAGCTAAGTTAGATATGAATTTACATTATCAACGAGTAGGTATTGCTGTTGGCGATAATCAAAATGAAGCGATTTTAGAAGGGATTGTTAACCGCTATAATGGTATTCCAATTCCGATTGATGCATTTGAAGGTAAGAAAAAAGTAATTGAAAATCAAATTAAAGATTTAGACATTGTAATTTTGGTTACTGCATTTGCCGCTCATGATAGTACTTGGAATATTAGCGAGTTCGCAAGTAAGTATAATGTTAAATTTGCTGTTAGTTCTAGCAAGGGATATCAAGCATTTGAGCGTGCATTATATCGAGCAGAAAATGGAATGCCAGCTTATGAAGGAAGCCAACAACTAGAATATAAAATGTTAAAAAACAATTAGGAGTAAGCAGTGTAGCTGACAAGATGCATGAAAATTAGATAAAATATTAATAACTTATTTTTAGGAAGGATGATGAAATGACAAAAAACATCAAAAAGAAATCTTGGATGAGTTGGCTAGTTTTTTTAGCTGGCTTAGAAATTATCGCCATTTCTATTAATTTCTTCTATGGTCCAATTAATATTGCAGCTGGTGGCTCAACGGGTATCTCGATCTTAGTTGATGCAGTATGGGGTATTAATCGATCAATTACTGTTTTAATTGTTAATATTTTAATGCTCATTTTGGCAGCAATCTTTTTAGGAAAAAAGACAACGAAAAACGTTGTCTTAGGTAGTTTATTGCTTCCAATATTAATGGAAATTACGCCTAGTTTTAAAATTACTAATAATCAGTTACTAGCGGTAATTTATGGTGGGGCCTTAATGGGATTAGGCGTTTCTCTACTTTACCGCGTTAATGCATCAAGTGGTGGTACAACAATTCCACCAATGATTTTAAAGAAATATTTTTATATTAATCCAGCAATTGGACTACTTGCGATTGATATGATCATTATTTTTCTTAATATCTTTGTTGACGGCTGGAGTGCATTCTTATTAGCTGCTTTGTCGCAAGTAGTGACAGCCATGACTATGAATTATGCGGAAGCTGGTTTTGATCGTAAATATCAGGTGCGTGTGATGAGTAACGAGCATTTTGAAGAACTAAAGACAATGCTGCTTGATAACTACAACGGTTTAACAATTTATGATGTTGTTGGAGGTTATAGTGATGATGACAAAAAGCAGCTGTTATTAGTAGTTGATACTCGTGAATATGGTCCTTTAATCAATAAAATTCACGAGATTGATTCTGATGCTTTTATTATCACTGACACAGTTGCGCGTGTTCATGGCGGCCAATGGGGATTATAACCAAGTCTTTTCGTATATGTCTTCTTTAAAGCCGCAAGCTAATTTTTTACCATCGGTAACTAAAGGTCTTTTGATTAATTTACCGTTTTGTGAAAGTAATTTGGCTGCTTCTTCAAGCGTCATCTTGTTTATTTGGTCTTTTAAGTGCATTTGGCGGTAAACTTGACCAGACGTATTAAAAAAATATCTTAATCCGCGATCTTGAAAATCAGTTAACCACTTAAGCAGTTCCTCTTGCTTAGGTGGTTTTTCTACTAAGTCTTGATACTGATAAGCAATTTGGTGATCATCAAGCCAATTTTGAGCTTTCTTAGAAGTTGAACAACGTTTATAGCCATAAAATTTAAGCATATTTTTTCTCCTTGTTATAAATAATTGTAAATTTATTTTAGTATTTTTTTAGAAATTTTGATATTGAATTGCTTTAAAAGAGGGATGAGAGTATACTGTAAGAGTTGTATTTGTGGAAACCTCACATCTGCAACCGCACGTTTATGGGGTAAGAAGAGAATTAACGTTAATTCCACCTCATACGGCGAGTCTAAGTATTTTTTCGGAGGTGTACAAATGTACGCAGTTATTAAAACCGGTGGTAAGCAATACAAGGTTGCTAAGGGCGACAGCGTTTTTGTTGAAAAACTTGAAGTTAAGCCTGGCGACGAAGTAACTTTTGATGAAGTTATTCTTGTAAATGATGGTAAGTCAACTAAAATTGGTACTCCAGTAGTTGAAGGTGCTAAAGTTGTTGCTAAAGTTGAAAAGCAAGGCAAAGAAAAGAAAGTTGTTACTTTCAAATACAAGCCTAAGAAGCACTCACACACTAAGTACGGTCACCGTCAACCTTACACTAAGGTAACTATCGAAAGCATTGAAGCTTAATTAAGGGGTGAAACAAATTATGATGATTAACAATCTTGAAGCACTTAAATTATTTGCCCACCACAAGGGTGGTGGTTCAACTGCTAACGGTCGTAACTCAGCTGGTCGTCGTTTAGGCGCAAAGCGTGCTGATGGTCAAAAGATCAACGCAGGTTCAATCATTTTCCGTCAACGCGGTACTAAGATCCACCCAGGTAAGAACGTTGGTATCGGTGGCGACGACACTTTGTTTGCTTTAACTAGTGGCGTTGTTAAATTCGAACGTTTGGGCAGAGATCGTAAACAAGTTTCTGTTTACCCAGTTGAAGAAGCAAAATAATTATTTCTTTTGCAGACTGGACGTCCCTAAGGAACGTTCGGTCTTTTTTTATCTACTCAGGAGGTAGGTTACATGTCTTCAGATCAAGAGTTGCTAACTTTAATTAATAATCGAATTGATAAAACTACTAAATTGATTAAAGAAGAACAAGCAGATGCCTTAATTATTTTTAATCAAGCAAATTATCGTTTCTTAACTAATTTTTCTGGTGAAGAAGCTGAGCTTATTCTAACTGCTAATGGAGATCGAGTGTTATTGTCTGATTCCCGCTTTAAAGATCAAATTCGCCATCAAGCTCCTGGTGAAATGAAGGTCGTAATGCAGACAATGGATGTGGTTAAAGAGATTGCTAAGCAATTAAAACAATTAGATGTAAAGAATGTTTTAGTTGAAGGAGAGTTTATTTCTGCAACTCAATTTGAAGCTTTAAAAGAGGCCTGTCCTGATCTTAATTTTGTCTTAAGTGCTGAATTAGTTGAGAAAGTTCGCAATGTAAAAGACGACTTAGAGTTGGCTACTTTACAAAAAGCGATTGATATTTCTGCTCAAAGTTTTAAAGAGATCTTGCCTTTAATTAAACCAGGAGTTAGTGAAAGAACTATCGGGGCTAAATTAGACTATTTATTTAAAATGAATGGCGGCGATGGCCCTTCTTTTGAAACAATTGTTGCTTCTGGATATCGTGGTAGTTGGGCACATGGCGTTGCTAGCGATAAGAAAATTCAACAAGGCGAATTGATTGTAATTGACTTTGGTAGTTTTTATCATGGATATACTGCGGATATCACTAGAACAGTAGCTTTAGGACAAGTAGAACCAGAATTAGAAAAAATATACTATATTGTATTAGAAGCTCAAAAGCGCGGAATTGCTGGAAATACTGGAAAAGATATCGATCAAGCTGCTAGAAACTATATTAAAGAACAAGGATATGGGGAATACTTTGGTCATGGGATTGGCCATGGAATCGGACTAGAAGTACATGAACTTTGTACGCCAGCAATGCCATATGGAAAAGAAGTTATGAAGAATAATATGGCAATTACAGTTGAGCCTGGTATTTATTTGCCGGATCGCGGCGGTGTTAGAATTGAAGATGACGTGTTAATTAAGGACGATCATCCTTATGTAATGTCACAATTGCCAAAAGATGAGCTTTTAATTCTATAATTTTATCTAATTATGCGGTTAATGTTGCGAAACAATGGATAAGATTGGTAAGATAAGTAAGTGTAGAAATGAGGTAATTTTACTATGACAATGATCTCAGTTAATGAATTTAAAAATGGATTAACTATTGAATATAACAACGATTTATGGCGTATTGTTGAATTCCAACACGTTAAGCCAGGTAAAGGTAGTGCCTTTGTTCGTTCAAAGCTTAAGAGTTTAAGAACTGGTGCAGTACAAGAATATACTTTCCGTTCAACTGCTAAGGTTAATACTGCTGATATTCAAACCAAAGCTATGCAATACTTATACAACGATGGTACAAGTTTTGTATTTATGGATACTACTACTTATGAACAACTTGAAATTCCAGAAGCTCAAGTTGAAAGAGAATCTAAGTTCTTAAAAGAAAACATGGTAGTTAATGTCATTATGCACGATGGTGAAACTTTAGGTGTTGACTTACCTAACACGGTTGACCTTGAAGTTGCTGAAACTGAACCTAACATTAAAGGTGATACTTCCTCTGGTGGTGGTAAGCCTGCAACTATGGAAACAGGTTTAGTAGTTAATGTACCATTCTTTATTAATCAAGGTGATGTATTAACTATTAATACTGCTGATGGTACTTACGTTTCTCGTGCAAATAAATAATTTTTGAGGTAAAAATATGGCTGATAATTCAACGATTCTTTTATCAAGCAATGACAAAGGCGATGAAACCCGAGTTGATCTTGGTGTTTTAGAAGTTATTCTAGGAATTGCTGCCAGAAAAGTCGATGGCGTCAGCGAAATGCGTGGGACGCTGAAGACTGGCATTAATACTCTTTTTGGTCGTTCTAACCAAGGTAAAGGCGTTTCCTTAAGTGTTGAAGATGATAAGTTAACTGCTGATGTTTATGCTTATCTTGACTATGGTGTAAATGTGCCAAAAGTATGCGTCGAACTGCAAAAAAACTTGACTTTGCAATTGAAGCAAATGACAGATTTAGATTTAACTCAAATTAATGTTCATGTGGTTGGTCTAGTTTCAGAAACAGAAGAAACTGAATCTGAAGTAAAGGCTGACACAGAAGCACTTTTCCCAGACGATAAAGAGGACGAGGCTAAAGACTAAATGACACAGCATGAGATGAGAAGAATTGCAATGCAAGCAATTTATTTGGCTAACCAAGGAAACTTGACTAATGCGGAAGAAGTTTGTCAAAAAGCACTAAAAGCTTTAGAGCTCAAGAGCTTTCCAGATTATTCTACAGAAATAGTAAATGGTGTCTTGGCTAACAAAAAAGCGCTTGATGAGCAATTAAGTAAATACTTAAAAAAGGGTTGGCGTCTAAATAGAATTAACGAAATTGACTTGGCAATCCTTGAAGTGGCTCTTTACGAAATGCAAAATAGTAAAGTGATTGAACCAGTAGCTGCTTTAAATGAAGCGTTAAATTTATGTGATGAATTTAGCTCTAAAGAATCCAAAAAGTTTGTTAATGGTCTCTTGGCCAATTTCATTAAGAAAGACTAACTAATGAGTCGGCTCGTTGAGCCGACTTTTTTTGATGAGGTGATTAGGTGAAAAAATTACTAGAAGGAAAAACTCCTGCAAATGAGATTACAGAAAATTTGAAAAAAGAAATAAAAAATTTGAAAAATGACGGAATAAATCCAACTTTATGCGTAATAGAAGTTGGAGACGATCCTGCAAGTAAAATTTATTTGCGAGTTAAAAGAAATTTAGCTAAAAAAGTAGGTATCAATGAAGTTGGATTGCATTTTCCAGCTGATACTTCTCAAGCTGAACTTCTAGGAAAGATTAAGGAACTTAATCAAGATCCAAATATTAATGGTATTATGGTTCAATTACCAGTTCCACCTCAAATTGATCCGAGAGCTATTTTTGAAACTATTGCTCCTGAAAAAGATGCTGATGGATTTTCTCCACTTAATTTAGGCCGTCTTTGGGAAGGACAAAGTGATATTATTCCAGCAACAGTTCGTAGTATTCTAACATTGATTGATTATTATGGAATTAAGATGGCCGGAAAGAATACAGTGATTATTGGTCGGAGCGTAATTGTTGGTAAGCCACTAGCTGCTGTTTTACTTGAACGAGATGCAACTGTAACTATTGCTCATTCAAAGACTAAGAATCTGGCAGATTTGACAAGAAATGCTGATGTAATCATTTCTGACGTGGGTAAAGCTCATTTAGTAACTGAAGATATGGTAAAAGATGGAGCAGTTTTGATTGATGTTGGAATGAACCGTGAAAACGGTAAATTAATGGGTGATGTAGATTTTGATACAGTAGCTCCCAAGGCTAATGCAATTACACCAGTTCCAGGAGGAGTTGGCCCATTGACAGTTGCTAGTTTAATGAAACAAGCAGTGATTTTAACGAGGAAACAGCATGGCAGATAATCCAGTTTACCTTTCTGTTAGTGATTTAAATTTTTATATTTCACAAAAATTTAAAAACGATCCTTATCTACATAAGGTTTTTTTACAGGGAGAGTTATCTAATTTTAGATTCAGAATGCATTCCCATCAATATTTTTCATTAAAGGACGATAAATCTAAAATTAATGTAGTTATGTTCCGCTCTTTTTTTGAAAAGTTAAAGTTCAAGCCTGAAGAGGGAATGAAAGTTTATGTAAGTGGTTATGTAGATGTTTATGGACCACAAGGCTCATACCAGTTTTATGCGCAAACAATGGAGCCAGCTGGATTGGGAGCTCTTTATGAACAATTAAGACAGCTACAAGAAAAACTTGCAAAAGAGGGTTTGTTTAACGAAGATCATAAAAAGCGGTTGCCACTGTTTCCAGATCGTATTGCAGTTGTAACTAGTGCTTCTGGTGCGGTTATTCACGATATTATGGTTACAGCTAACCGACGATTTCCGCATGCTGAAATTGATCTCTATCCAGCTAAAGTTCAAGGAGATGAAGCAGCCGATACTATTGTTGCTTCTCTAAAGCAGATTCAAGCGCAAGGTGATAAGTATGATGTAGTTATTATTGGGCGTGGTGGAGGATCATTAGAAGATTTGTGGCCTTTTAATGAAGAAAAGGTTGTGCGTCAAATTTATGCAATGCAAATGCCAGTTATTAGTTCTGTGGGTCATGAAACTGATACTACTTTAGCTGACTTAGTTGCCGATGCTCGTGCGGCAACACCAACAGCTGCTGCAGAATATGCAACTCCTAATTTAGCTGATGTATTAACTAAGATTGTTCAATTACGTGCTCGTCTTTATGCGGCAATGCAGGCTAATATTCGAGCTAAACGGCAGATATTAGACCGTTTGAGGAAAGCCCCAGTTCTACAAGAGCCAACTAGAATTTACGATCAACAAATTCAACAGGTTGATATGCTTAGTCATCGACTTAATCAAGCAATATCTAACCAACTTCAGCATGATCGTTCAAGTGTACGCTTGCTTCAAGAACGGTTAAAGGCGCTTAATCCTGGTCGAAGACTAGAACAACTAGAACGTGAGCGAACTTTTATAGTTGCTAATTTATTTTCAACAATGACAGCTTATCTAAAGGATCAGAGAAATAAACTAAATCGAACGATGCAGCAGCTAGATGACATTAGCCCTTTGAAGACAATTGGTCGGGGCTACGTTTATACAACGGATCAGGAAGGAAATACAGTTACTTCTGTTGATAAGTTAGAAATTGATGAAAAATTAAAGTTGCATTTCAAAGATGGTCAAGTACAAGTAAATGTAGAAAATATTCGGAGAGAAAAAGATGGCAACCAAGAAAAATAATTTTGAAGAACAATTAAATGAATTACAAGAAATTGTTAATAAGCTTGAAAGTGGTAATGTTCCTCTTGAAGATGCTTTAAACGAATTTCAAGCTGGAGTTAAGTTGAGTCGTGAACTGGAAAAGAAACTTAATGATGCCGAACAAACAGTTGCTAAATTGGTTGATAAAGATGGAAATGAAAAGACGCTCGATCCCCAAAATGCGTCAGCTCCTGAGGAAGAATAAATGAATTTAAAAGATTTTCAAAAGAAATATACACCTCAAATTGATAAATTTTTAGAGGATCACTTAGCAAGTGAAGTTGATAATCCAATTTTTAGTAAAATTATGTCATATTCAGTTATGGCTGGTGGTAAGAGATTACGACCGCTCCTTTTCTTAGCAACACTTGAGACATTGAACTATAAAATTAGTGAATCAGAATTAAGAATCGCATGCGGAATTGAATTAATCCATACTTATTCACTGATTCATGATGATTTGCCAGCAATGGACAATGATGATTACCGTCGCGGAAAGCTTACCTCTCATAAGAAATGGGGAGAAGCTGAAGCTATTTTAGCTGGGGATGCCTTGCTTCCATTAGGAATTCAATGGATTACAGAAGGTAGTAATTCAGCAGCTTTAGCTATTATAATCTCACAAGCAGTTGGTCCAAACGGAATGGTAGGTGGTCAATATCTTGATATTGATTCGACTAATAATGATTTAGTTAAAGAAAATGCTAAAGTTATTGATCAGATGGAGTGGTTAAAGACAGGCTGCTTAATTGAAGCAAGTGTTAAAATGGCAGCTGTTTATGCTGGTGCTAGCACTGATGAAGTTGATCGTCTAGATAATTTTAGTAAGCAATTTGGCAGATCTTATCAAATTTATGATGATTTAGTTGATGTAGTTGAAACAGAACAAGAAGCAGGTAAGGCTACACATAAAGATGCTGATGAAGGTAAAAACAATACCTTAACTTTACTTGGAATTGAAGCTAGCCGTAAGCAGCTTTTAAAGATGATTGAAGCGGGAAGAGCAGCTGTTAAAATCTTTAAGCAGCCTTTATTAGGGGAATTTTTTAATTTATATCAGAAGGTATTATAGTAAATGGTTAAAAAACGTGCAGATGTTTTATTATTTGAACAAGGCCTTTTTAATTCTCGCAGTCAAGCACAGAGAGCTATTATGGCGGGTTTAGTTAATGACCATAATCATCAAAGAATCGACAAGAGCGGTGAAAAGTTTCCTGAAGATGAGACTTTTCATATTAAAGATGATGGGAAAAAATATGTTTCTCGTGGTGGATTTAAATTAGAAAAGGCTTTGCAAGTATTTAATATTAACTTGAAAGATAAAATTTGCCTTGATATTGGTGCCTCAACAGGTGGATTTACCGATGTTGCCTTGCAAAATGGTGCTAAGTTAGTTTATGCCCTTGATGTTGGTTATAACCAGCTTGCATGGAAATTACGTGATAACCCGCAAGTTGTAGTTATGGAAAAACAAAATTTCCGCTATAGTAAGCCTGCTGACTTTACCGACGGACTTCCTGATTTTGCAATGACAGATGTGTCATTCATATCGTTAGATTTAATCATGCCGCCAATGTATGAGATTCTAAAAGATCATTGTGATGCTGTTTGCTTAATTAAGCCTCAATTTGAAGCTGGTCCTGAAAATGTAGGCAAGCACGGAATTGTTCATGATCACGAAGTTCACGCTAATGTTATTAAACATACAATGCAAATGGCTCAAAAGATTGGATTTAATGTTCTCGGAGTAGATTATTCACCGATTAAAGGTGGTAAAGGAAATATTGAATTTTTGATTCATTTAGGTAAAGATCTAGCAAATCCAGGACAAGATTTGTGGCAGGGAAATCCGGCTGATGTGGTTCAACGTGCAGTTAGTGGCCTTTAGGTGAGAAAAATGTTAGTTGAATTAGATATTAAAAATTTTGCAATTATTAAGACTCTTAAAGTTCGTTTTCAAGAAAAAATGACTGTCTTGATTGGAGAAACAGGTGCAGGAAAGTCGATTATTATTGATGCAGTGTCTCTCCTATTAGGAAGTCGAGCACAAAGTGAGATGATTCGCTCTGGTGAAGAAAAAGCGGTAATCACGGGCTTATTTGTGCTGAGTGAACAAAAAGAGTTAATTGAAAAATTATATGAAAAGTATGGTCTTCCATTTGAAGATGATCAATTGATAATTAGTCGAGAACTAACGCATAAGGGAAGAAATGTAGTTAGAATTAATGGTCAGCTAACAACAATTAATGTACTACGTGAAATCGGTAAAAATTTAGTTGATATTCATGGTCAAAATGATCAACAAATCTTAATGGATCCAGAACGGCAAATTGACTTGATTGATAATTATGCTAAACCTGAGTTTAAAGACGAGTTGCAAGATTATGCAGCTGATTTTGAAACATGGCGTCATCTTACTTCGCAATTGCGTAAATTAAGAGAAGATGCGCAAGAAATTGCTCAGAAACAAGATATTTTAGAATTTCAAAATAATGAGCTTGAGAGTGCCGATTTAACTGATCCAGATGAGGATGAAAAGTTAGAAGAAGAATTTAATGAATTAAATAATTATCAAAAAATTGCTGATACAGCTAATTATTTTATACAATTATATGACGATGATGAGCATGGATTAGCTACTTTACTTGGGGATGCACAAAATGCAGCAGAAGATCTAAGTAATTATGGTAAAAAATTTGAAAATTTTGCTACTAGTTTTAATGATGGCGTTTATTCATTAAACGACGCTCGTAGTGAATTATCTTCTCTAATGGATCAGATGGATTTTGACGAAGAGCGATATCAGTATGTTTCTAACCGTTTAGATACTCTGAATACTCTTAAAAAGAAATATGGACCAACTTTAGAAGATGTTTTTAAATTTGCCCAAAAAGTTAAGAGCGAACTTGGTGAATTTGAAACTGGAGATTTGGACGAAGAAAAAATTCAAAAAGAATTAGCTGATGTTGAGAAGAGACTCAGCAAGAAGGCTAAAAGACTACATAAGCAAAGAGAACAAATTGCTCGCGAGCTAGAAGAAAAGATAAAAAAAGAATTAGCTGATCTTTACATGGAAAAAGCTCGTTTTTCTATTCGAATTAATGAAACCAATTCTTTTACAAAATTAGGAACAGATCAAGTAATTTTTATGATTGCGCCAAACCCTGGTGAGTCTTTAATGCCTTTAGTCAAGATTGTGTCTGGTGGGGAGCAGTCTCGTTTAATTTTAGCTTTGAAAGCGATCTTTAGTCGTGTAGAGCCGGTTGGAACAATGATTTTTGATGAAATTGATACTGGTGTTTCTGGACGTGTTTCAGCAGCTATTGGTAAAAAAATGCATGCAATTGGTCAAGAAAAACAAGTTATTACGATAACTCATTCACCCCAAGTTGCTGCTGCTGGTGATCAACGCTACTCAGTTGTAAAACAAGTTAAAGATGGAGCAACTTATACTCAAGTTGGTCCGCTTACTCAAGAAGAAGCAATTACGGCAATTGCTCAAATGATGGCTGGTTCTGATGTAACCGATGCGGCTAAAAGAAATGCTGCTGATTTGATGGAAAGTTTTAAGAAATAAAATAAAGGACTTCTCGTATGATGTTTAAAAATT of the Lactobacillus gasseri ATCC 33323 = JCM 1131 genome contains:
- a CDS encoding DUF2325 domain-containing protein, with protein sequence MFDYRNNLKRILNNTAGDEKSLQNSLNAIKVVLGMTGEGESTPSSNKMDAKVVAQINTFLQGITKLIERPGDKNAKSTALGALHKLTFDHDIAANFGKQLGLLDQAIQNSEETSTTVNRKIFEAALKPKKAKARDYRKGRRYTVIRALKGADLINDNGEVVFEVNEGQIHDLNLKSGDIVEALPLANSLNEAEVLRVVGYRKLRSRDYDKIDDFKYGVVQGSPGNLSVSRNIHGEKLIINRKPVIVALDSSYYQNRNIHLEDGAIVDLAWYTGDVRLKKDPASAVQVRWIYETEQPRRVSKTKKEKTKAAVSTQELAKLDMNLHYQRVGIAVGDNQNEAILEGIVNRYNGIPIPIDAFEGKKKVIENQIKDLDIVILVTAFAAHDSTWNISEFASKYNVKFAVSSSKGYQAFERALYRAENGMPAYEGSQQLEYKMLKNN
- a CDS encoding YitT family protein; translated protein: MTKNIKKKSWMSWLVFLAGLEIIAISINFFYGPINIAAGGSTGISILVDAVWGINRSITVLIVNILMLILAAIFLGKKTTKNVVLGSLLLPILMEITPSFKITNNQLLAVIYGGALMGLGVSLLYRVNASSGGTTIPPMILKKYFYINPAIGLLAIDMIIIFLNIFVDGWSAFLLAALSQVVTAMTMNYAEAGFDRKYQVRVMSNEHFEELKTMLLDNYNGLTIYDVVGGYSDDDKKQLLLVVDTREYGPLINKIHEIDSDAFIITDTVARVHGGQWGL
- a CDS encoding arsenate reductase family protein, with product MLKFYGYKRCSTSKKAQNWLDDHQIAYQYQDLVEKPPKQEELLKWLTDFQDRGLRYFFNTSGQVYRQMHLKDQINKMTLEEAAKLLSQNGKLIKRPLVTDGKKLACGFKEDIYEKTWL
- the rplU gene encoding 50S ribosomal protein L21 — translated: MYAVIKTGGKQYKVAKGDSVFVEKLEVKPGDEVTFDEVILVNDGKSTKIGTPVVEGAKVVAKVEKQGKEKKVVTFKYKPKKHSHTKYGHRQPYTKVTIESIEA
- the rpmA gene encoding 50S ribosomal protein L27 is translated as MMINNLEALKLFAHHKGGGSTANGRNSAGRRLGAKRADGQKINAGSIIFRQRGTKIHPGKNVGIGGDDTLFALTSGVVKFERLGRDRKQVSVYPVEEAK
- a CDS encoding aminopeptidase P family protein, translating into MSSDQELLTLINNRIDKTTKLIKEEQADALIIFNQANYRFLTNFSGEEAELILTANGDRVLLSDSRFKDQIRHQAPGEMKVVMQTMDVVKEIAKQLKQLDVKNVLVEGEFISATQFEALKEACPDLNFVLSAELVEKVRNVKDDLELATLQKAIDISAQSFKEILPLIKPGVSERTIGAKLDYLFKMNGGDGPSFETIVASGYRGSWAHGVASDKKIQQGELIVIDFGSFYHGYTADITRTVALGQVEPELEKIYYIVLEAQKRGIAGNTGKDIDQAARNYIKEQGYGEYFGHGIGHGIGLEVHELCTPAMPYGKEVMKNNMAITVEPGIYLPDRGGVRIEDDVLIKDDHPYVMSQLPKDELLIL
- the efp gene encoding elongation factor P, giving the protein MTMISVNEFKNGLTIEYNNDLWRIVEFQHVKPGKGSAFVRSKLKSLRTGAVQEYTFRSTAKVNTADIQTKAMQYLYNDGTSFVFMDTTTYEQLEIPEAQVERESKFLKENMVVNVIMHDGETLGVDLPNTVDLEVAETEPNIKGDTSSGGGKPATMETGLVVNVPFFINQGDVLTINTADGTYVSRANK
- a CDS encoding Asp23/Gls24 family envelope stress response protein encodes the protein MADNSTILLSSNDKGDETRVDLGVLEVILGIAARKVDGVSEMRGTLKTGINTLFGRSNQGKGVSLSVEDDKLTADVYAYLDYGVNVPKVCVELQKNLTLQLKQMTDLDLTQINVHVVGLVSETEETESEVKADTEALFPDDKEDEAKD
- the nusB gene encoding transcription antitermination factor NusB, which translates into the protein MTQHEMRRIAMQAIYLANQGNLTNAEEVCQKALKALELKSFPDYSTEIVNGVLANKKALDEQLSKYLKKGWRLNRINEIDLAILEVALYEMQNSKVIEPVAALNEALNLCDEFSSKESKKFVNGLLANFIKKD
- a CDS encoding bifunctional methylenetetrahydrofolate dehydrogenase/methenyltetrahydrofolate cyclohydrolase; translation: MKKLLEGKTPANEITENLKKEIKNLKNDGINPTLCVIEVGDDPASKIYLRVKRNLAKKVGINEVGLHFPADTSQAELLGKIKELNQDPNINGIMVQLPVPPQIDPRAIFETIAPEKDADGFSPLNLGRLWEGQSDIIPATVRSILTLIDYYGIKMAGKNTVIIGRSVIVGKPLAAVLLERDATVTIAHSKTKNLADLTRNADVIISDVGKAHLVTEDMVKDGAVLIDVGMNRENGKLMGDVDFDTVAPKANAITPVPGGVGPLTVASLMKQAVILTRKQHGR
- the xseA gene encoding exodeoxyribonuclease VII large subunit, whose product is MADNPVYLSVSDLNFYISQKFKNDPYLHKVFLQGELSNFRFRMHSHQYFSLKDDKSKINVVMFRSFFEKLKFKPEEGMKVYVSGYVDVYGPQGSYQFYAQTMEPAGLGALYEQLRQLQEKLAKEGLFNEDHKKRLPLFPDRIAVVTSASGAVIHDIMVTANRRFPHAEIDLYPAKVQGDEAADTIVASLKQIQAQGDKYDVVIIGRGGGSLEDLWPFNEEKVVRQIYAMQMPVISSVGHETDTTLADLVADARAATPTAAAEYATPNLADVLTKIVQLRARLYAAMQANIRAKRQILDRLRKAPVLQEPTRIYDQQIQQVDMLSHRLNQAISNQLQHDRSSVRLLQERLKALNPGRRLEQLERERTFIVANLFSTMTAYLKDQRNKLNRTMQQLDDISPLKTIGRGYVYTTDQEGNTVTSVDKLEIDEKLKLHFKDGQVQVNVENIRREKDGNQEK
- a CDS encoding exodeoxyribonuclease VII small subunit, producing the protein MATKKNNFEEQLNELQEIVNKLESGNVPLEDALNEFQAGVKLSRELEKKLNDAEQTVAKLVDKDGNEKTLDPQNASAPEEE
- a CDS encoding polyprenyl synthetase family protein is translated as MNLKDFQKKYTPQIDKFLEDHLASEVDNPIFSKIMSYSVMAGGKRLRPLLFLATLETLNYKISESELRIACGIELIHTYSLIHDDLPAMDNDDYRRGKLTSHKKWGEAEAILAGDALLPLGIQWITEGSNSAALAIIISQAVGPNGMVGGQYLDIDSTNNDLVKENAKVIDQMEWLKTGCLIEASVKMAAVYAGASTDEVDRLDNFSKQFGRSYQIYDDLVDVVETEQEAGKATHKDADEGKNNTLTLLGIEASRKQLLKMIEAGRAAVKIFKQPLLGEFFNLYQKVL